A region of uncultured Desulfobacter sp. DNA encodes the following proteins:
- a CDS encoding DMT family transporter translates to MKQTMLYLVTVLIWGSTWIAIKFQLGHVDPMVSVIYRFGLASAVLFGFCKILGLSLKFSLRNHLFMAILGVSLFSINYWLIYEAEVYLTSGIAAVVFSSLVFFNIANNAIFRGVAVNRKILMGAVVGICGICLIYMREIGSFSLADQGVKGLILALSSVMLASIGNITSARNTKAKIPVIQANAFGMTYGTLFLVVIALCMGKHFEFTFSVPYIGSLTFLSLFGSIVAFGSYLTLIGTMGADKASYAITVVPVVALIISTFAEGYVWSVPAMIGLCFVLAGNIIVLAWK, encoded by the coding sequence ATGAAACAGACCATGCTTTATCTGGTGACCGTATTGATCTGGGGTTCCACCTGGATTGCCATTAAATTTCAACTGGGACATGTGGACCCCATGGTGTCGGTCATCTACCGGTTTGGCCTGGCATCTGCCGTACTGTTCGGGTTTTGCAAAATCTTGGGCCTCTCCTTGAAGTTTTCATTGCGCAATCATCTTTTTATGGCCATTCTGGGTGTCTCTCTTTTTTCCATCAACTACTGGCTGATTTATGAAGCCGAGGTTTATCTGACTTCGGGAATCGCAGCTGTGGTATTTTCATCACTGGTCTTTTTTAATATTGCCAACAATGCCATTTTCCGGGGTGTGGCCGTAAACCGTAAAATACTTATGGGGGCTGTGGTGGGTATTTGCGGTATCTGTTTGATTTACATGCGTGAAATCGGTTCATTCAGTCTGGCGGATCAGGGGGTGAAGGGCCTGATTCTTGCCTTGTCCTCGGTAATGCTTGCATCCATTGGAAATATCACTTCTGCCCGGAACACCAAAGCGAAAATTCCCGTGATCCAGGCCAATGCCTTTGGAATGACCTACGGGACTTTATTTCTTGTAGTTATTGCCCTGTGTATGGGAAAACATTTTGAATTTACGTTTTCTGTTCCCTATATCGGATCTTTAACTTTTCTTTCCCTGTTTGGCTCAATCGTGGCCTTTGGTTCCTATCTGACCCTGATCGGAACCATGGGCGCCGATAAAGCATCCTACGCCATCACCGTGGTGCCGGTGGTGGCACTTATCATCTCCACATTTGCAGAAGGATACGTATGGTCTGTGCCCGCCATGATCGGCCTTTGCTTTGTTCTGGCCGGAAATATTATTGTTCTGGCCTGGAAATGA